GCCTCCAGCGGGATGTTCGATCCCTTCAGCATCGCCTGCGTCATGGCGGCAATCCTGCCCTCCCGGTGGGTGCGGGGACAACGCAGGGTACGCGGCGGGCGGCGGTACGGGGGTGGTACGGGGCGGCAGGGCGCGCATGCCGGACACCACGCGGACGCACATGGGTTACGTGATTTTCACGCCCTTGGGGAACTTTTGACCCATGGTCGCACGTACGATTATCGGCCAACCGTGGGTCAGCGTGACCGAGGCGGCGTACCGGCAGCGCGGGGAGTTGTATGCGGCATTTCGAACATCTGCCCGTCGAGGTGCGAGCCAACCTCTTCCACCGGGAGCCCGGTGAATTCAGCGTGGACTCGCCCGCCCGGACGCTGGCCGTCGCCCTCGGCGCCACCCTGTACTGCCCGGCGACCCGGCCCCAGCTGGCCGACGACATCGTCAAACAGGCAGGTCGTGGCGTGGTCTCCATGGTGCTGTGCCTGGAGGACTCCATCGACGACGCCGAGGTGGCGGGCGCGGAGGAGAACCTCGTACGGCAGTTCGCGGAGCTGTCCGGGCGCGGCTCGGGAATCTCGCTGCCGCTGCTCTTCATCCGGGTCCGCACCCCCGAGCAGATCGTCGATCTCGTCTCCCGGCTCGGAGCGGGCGTGCGGCTGCTGTCCGGATTCGTACTGCCGAAATTCACCGAGGAGCGTGGCCGGGCCTTCCTCGAGGCGCTGCTGTCGGCCGAAACCGCCCAGGTGGCAGAGGAGCTGGGCGGACGGCAGCTGTTCGCGATGCCGGTCCTCGAATCGCCCGAGCTGATGCACCGCGAAACGCGCACCGACACCCTCAGCGGCATCAGCCGGATTGTCGACAAGTACCGGGAGCGGGTGCTGGCGCTGCGCCTCGGAGTCACCGATCTGTGCTCGGCGTACGGGCTGCGCAGGGCGCCGGACATGACCGCCTACGACGTCCAGCTGGTCGCGTCCGTGATCGCGGACGTGGTGAACATGCTGGGCCGGGCCGATGGCACGGGCTTCACGATCACCGGGCCGGTGTGGGAGTACTTCAAACCGCATGAGCGGATGTTCAAGCCGCAGCTGCGGATCAGCCCCTTCAGCAGCGGCCGCGCCGAGTCGCTGCGCACCGCGCTGATCGAGCACCACATGGACGGGCTGCTGCGCGAGATCGAGCTGGACCGGGCCAACGGCCTCCAGGGCAAGACCTGCATCCACCCCAGCCATGTGGCCCCGGTGCACGCGCTCTCCGTGGTCAGCCACGAGGAGTTCAGCGACGCGGTGGACATCCTCGAGCCGCAGCGCTGCGGGGGCGGTGTGCTGCGCTCCTCGTACACCAACAAAATGAACGAGGTGAAGCCGCACCGGGCCTGGGCCGAGCGGACCCTGCGGCGCGCGGAGGTCTTCGGGGTGGCCCGGGAGGATGTGAGCTTCGTGGAGCTGCTGGCGGCGAGCCTGCGGACGTAGGGCGAACCGGGCCCGGCGCGGGCCGGGGACGAGGGATGAGGGACGAGGGACGAGGGACGATGGAAGCGAGGCGCAGGGCGGCGTGAGCGTGGACAACGTGTGGTCGGGACAGTGGGTCGCGGACCGGCTGGGAGTACGGCTGGCCGGGGGTGGGGCCGGGGACGGGGCCGGGGGCGGGGACGGCGATGGCTTCAGCGCCGTGGGTGGCCGGTGCCGCCAGGGGGCCGACGGCGGCCGGGACGGCGACGGTGGACCGAACGGCGACGGCGGCCGGAATGCCCACGGCGGTCGGAATGGCGACGGCGGACCTAACGGCGACGGCGGCCGGAACGCTCACGGTGGCCGGAACGCTCACGGCGGCGGGAACGCCCACGGTGGCCGGGATGGCGACGGTGGCCGGAACGGCGACGGCGGACCGAACGCCGACGGCGGCGCGGAGCTGCGTGAGCTGCTGGGGCTGGCCCTGCGGCGCAACCCCAAGCGGGCGCATCTGCTGGTCTCCAACGTGCTCGGCAAGCATGTTCCGCAGCGCCCCGCCACCGTCCACGGCGCGGGCGTACGGCTCGGCCGCCGGGTGCGCGAGCTGCTGGGCGACGAGGCGGCGGCGCGCGCGGTGGTGCTCGGGTACGCGGAGACCGCCACCGGCCTCGGCCACAGCGTGGCCGACGGGCTCGTCCTCGCCCCGTACCTCCACTCCACCCGCCGCCCGGTCCCGGGCGTCGCCACGGTAGGCGGCTTCGAGGAGGAGCACAGCCACGCCACCTCCCACCTGCTGCTCCCCGAGGACCCCGGGTTCCTGGCCTCGACGGGCCCGCTGGTCCTCGTGGACGACGAGTTCTCCACCGGCCGTACGGTCCTCAACACCATCGCCGCCCTCCATCGCCGCTTCCCCCGCGACCACTATGTGGTGGTCGCCCTGGTGGACATGCGCTCGCCGGAGGACCGCGCCCGCCTGGACGCCTTCGCGGCCGACCTCGGCGCCCGCGTCGACCTGGTCGCGGCCGCGGCCGGAGCGGTCCATCTGCCCGACGACGTCCTGGAGCGCGGCGCGGAGCTGGTGGCCGCGTACGAGGCGGCCGCCGGGGCCCGTGAGGGCGCGACCGCCCCCACGGGGCCCCCGGCGGGCCCGGAAACCACCCGCGTGGACCTCGGCTGGCCCGAAGGGGTCCCGGACGGCGGCCGCCACGGCTTCACCCCCACCCACCGCGCCTGCTTGGAAGCGGCCCTCCCCGCCATGGCAACCCGCCTCGCGGCGGCGCTGGGGAAAACACCGGACACCTCTGCCGCGCCGGGCGGTACCGCGTCGGCCGATGCCGCACCGGCCGGTACCGCGCCCGCGGGACACACCGCGCCGGACCCGGGCCACCCGGCCGCGCCAGCCGCACCGGCTGCACCGGCTGCACCGGCTGCACCGGCTGCACCGGCCGCGCCAGACGTACCAGCCGCGTCGGCCGCGCCGGACGCACCAGTCCCGCTGGCCGCACCGGACGCGCCTGCCGACGACCCGGCGGCAACCCCGCGCCGGGCCGCGCCCGCCCCGGGCAGGCCGGGCGGTGAAGCGGGCGGGCCGGGCGGTGAAGCGGGCGGGCCAGGCGGCGACGCGGGCGAGCCGGGCGGCGCCCCGGGCGGGCCAGACGGTGCCCCGGGTGGCCCCGGCGCCGGTGGCGCCCCCGCCTCGCCCCACCCCCTCCGCCGCGTCCTCGTTCTCGGGTTCGAGGAGCTGATGTACGCGCCGCTGCGGATCGCGGAGGCGCTGGACGAGGCCCTCGACGGCGTCGAGGTGCGATATTCGACGACCACCCGCTCGCCCGTGCTCGCCGTCGACGACCCCGGGTACGCCATCAGGACCCGGCTGACCTTCCCCGCGCACGACGACCCCGCCGACGGCCCCGGCCCCCGCTACGCGTACAACGTGGCGCCCGGCGCCGGCCCGGACCGCCGCTTCGACGCCGTCGTCGCCGTCGTCGACTCGGCCGCCGACACGCCCGCGCTGCACGCCCCGGACGGGCTGCTCGCCGGCTTGAGCGCGCACACGGACCGGCTGGTGCTGGCCGTGGTGCCGTCCTACCGCCCCCAGACCCCACCCACCCCCCGCACCGTCCCCGAACGACAGGCACCGCCCATGCACCAACCGTCGTACGAGCCCCTGCGCGGGCCGGACTTCTCGTCCTACGCCCCCGAGGAGGTGGGCTGGCTGCTCCAGGACTTCTCCCACGTCACCCTCGAGGCGCCCACCGAGGAGCGGGAGGAGGCGATCCAGAGCGGGGGCGCGCACTACGCCGAGTCGCTGCCCGTGGAGTACCAGCCGAACGAGCGCTACCAGGAGCTGTTCCGGGCCGCCCTCGACACCTCCGCCGCCCGGATCGCCCGCGCGGTCGGCGCGGTCACCGAGATTGTGCTCGCCGAGCGCTCCCCGCGCCCCGTCCTCGTCTCGCTCGCCCGCGCCGGCACCCCCGTCGGGGTGCTGATGCGCCGCTGGGCGCGCCACGCCCACGGGCTGGACCTCCCGCACTACGCGATCTCCATCGTGCGCGGCCGCGGCATCGACACCGCCGCGCTGCGCTGGCTGGCGGACCACCACGACCCCTCCGACGTCGTCTTCGTCGACGGCTGGACCGGTAAGGGCGCCATCACCCGCGAGCTGTCGGACGCCCTCGCCCCGTACCCGGACTTCGATCCGCGGATCGCGGTCCTCGCCGACCCGGGCCGTTGTGTGGACACCTACGGCACCCGGGACGACTTCCTCGTCCCCTCCGCGTGCCTCAACTCGACCGTCTCCGGGCTGATATCGCGCACCGTGCTCCGCGCCGACCTCGTCGGCCCGAACGACTTCCACGGCGCCAAGTACTACCGCGAACTCGCCGGCGCGGACGTCTCCGAGTACTTCCTGGACACCGTCTCGGCCCGCTTCGCCGAGGTCGCCGAGGCCGCCCTGGCCGACGCCGGGCGGCTCGCGGCCACCGACCGCACCCCCACCTGGGAGGGCTGGGCCGCGGTCGAGCGGATCAGCCAGGAGTACGGCATCCACGACGTCAACCTGGTCAAGCCGGGCGTCGGCGAGACCACCCGGGTGCTGCTGCGCCGCGTCCCGTGGAAGATCCTCGCCCAGCGCGGCGCGGGCGCGGACCTGGACCATGTGCGGCTGCTCGCCGAGCAGCGCGGAGTGCCGGTCGAGGAGGCCGACGGCCTCCCGTACACCTGCGTCGGGCTGATCCACCCGCGCTACACCCGGGGCGCCACCGGGGCCGACGGCAAGACGGTCGGCACGGCTTCCGGAGTGACGGCCGACAGGACAGCCGACAAGGCGAACACCGCGAACACGGCGGGCAAGGCCGCCGGCAGACACGAGAGAACGGTGGCGGCACGATGAGCGTTCTGGTGGCAAGCGACCTCGACCGCACCCTGATCTACTCCGCGGCCGCGCTCGGCCTCGAGATGCCGGACGCCGAGGCCCCGCGGCTGCTGTGCGTCGAGACGTACGAGGGCAAGCCGCTGTCGTACCTGACCGAGACCGCCGCCGGGCTGCTCGCCGAGCTGGTCCGCACCTCCGTCTTCGTCCCCACGACCACCCGTACCGTCGAGCAGTACCGCCGCATCCGCCTCCCCGGCCCCGCCTCGCGCTTCGCGATCTGCGCCAACGGCGGCCAGCTGCTGGTCAACGGCGAGCCCGACGCCGACTGGCACCAGCGGGTGCGCGGCGCCCTCGACGACGGATGCGCCCCCCTTGAAGAGGTGCGCGCCCACCTCAGCGCCACCGCCGGCCCCGCCTGGCTGCTCAAGGAGCGGGTGGCCGAGGAGCTGTTCGCCTATCTCGTGGTGAGGCGGGAGCTGCTGCCCGAGGGGTACGTCAAGGAGCTCACCCAGTGGGCCGACCCGCGCGGCTGGACGGTCTCCCTCCAGGGCCGCAAGATCTACGCCGTGCCCAAGCCGCTCACCAAGAGCGCGGCCGTAGCCGAGATCAAGAGCCGCACCGGAGCCGACGAGGTGCTCGCCGCGGGCGATTCGCTGCTCGACACCGATCTGCTGCTCGCGGCCGACCGCGCCTGGCGCCCCGGCCACGGCGAACTGGCCGACATCGGCTGGTCGGCACCCCAGCTGACCGTGGTCGAGGAGAAGGGCGTCGCGGCGGGCGAGGCCATCGTCCGCGCCCTGGGCGAGCGCTCCTCCGTCACCTGGGCGCGTGCCCGCAGCCAGATCATCCGCGCCGTCTCCCGCGGCCGGGACTGACCAGCCGGCCCGATACCGGCCGGAATCGAGATCATGCCGCGGAAGATCGGCACCATGCGGCCGAAGCAGACCGCCTTGGCGCCGTGACGCCCGGACAAGCGTTCGGTCCGGCCGATATCGGCGGGCCCTGACCAGCGGCAGCCACTCCGCGATCGCGACGATCGTGCGCCGTCTGGAAAGCTGAAGCTGAACGGAATGCAGAATGCAACGGACGGGACGGGACGGGACCGGGCCGGACGGGACCGGACCGGACCGGAACCGGTCGGGGAGCCGAAGAGCCGAGGAGCCGAAAGGGAGGCCGCGATGGCCGAGAGCAAGAGCACACCGATCACGGCCGAGCTGTACGACTACGTCCTGCGGCACAACCCGCCGCTCGACCCGGTCCTGCGCGAGCTCGTCGAGGTCACCCACCGCAACCTCCCCGGCCACGCCGGGATGCAGTCCGCCGAGGAGCAGGCCCCGCTGCTGGCCTTCCTGGTCCGGCTGATCGGCGCCCGCCACATCGTGGAGGTCGGCACCTTCACCGGCTTCTCCGCGCTGGCCATGGCCCAGGCGCTGCCCGCCGACGGCCGGCTGATCGCCTGCGATGTGTCGGAGGAGTGGACGGCGTACGGGCGGAAGGCGTGGGCCAAGGCGGGCGCCGAGGACCGTATCGACCTGCGGATCGCGCCCGCGCTGGACACGCTGCGCGCGATGCCCGCCGAGCCCCATATCGATCTCGCCTACCTCGACGCGGACAAGCAGAACTACATCCCGTACTGGGAGGAGCTGGTCCCGCGGATGAACCCGGGCGGTCTGATCGTCGCGGACAACGTCTTCTACCACGGGCAGGTCATGGAGGCGGCGCCGTCGCCCGGGGGCGCCGCGATCCAGGCGTTCAACGACCATGTGGCGGCGGACGCCCGGATGGAGGCGGTCATGCTCACCGTCGCCGACGGTCTGACGCTCGCGCGCCGGGTCAGCTGAGCCGCCGGTCGCGTATCCGCCGCCGGACCCGGGCCCAGCGCCCTGGGGGCTTGGGCTGACCGGCGGGCGTGGCCCGCTCGCCGCCCCCGGGCTGATCCAGCTTGCCCCACTTGCCGGGCGGCTGACCGGACCGTTCAAGCGGCCCACCACCCGGTCCACCCGGTTCAGGTCCACCCGGGGCGCCCGGTCCACCCGGGGCGCCCGAGACCTCGGGCGTGAGCGGGGCGCCGGGCGGGACGGCCGTAGCGCCCCGTTCGGCCGCGCGCTCCCGCGCCGCGACCAGCTCACGCGCGTGGGCGGCCTCGCGCTCGGCCTGCTCGGGGTGGCGGGTCACCCAGTACGGATTGTCGTGCGGTAGCCCGCCGCTGACCCGTCCGTACATCCCGAACCACATCAGCAGCAGCCCCACCACAAAGCTGAACAGCACGTTCTGCATCCGGAACGCCAGGAAGTTGTACGGGGTCTCCAGCAGCGCCAGATTGACGAACCCGCTCAGCAGGAAGAGCAGTCCGAGCACCATGTTGAGCGACGAGGCGAAGTTGCCGCCGATGAGCATGCCGAAGAACAGCAGCAGCCCGATGACGATGGAGAGCACGCTCAGCGTGCCGTTGGTGTTGAGCCCGGCGACCGTGTTGCTGCCGGTGTCGAAGAAGCCGACCCGGTGGATCAGGCCCAGGACGCCGAAGGCCACGAGCACCAGCCCCATGAGCCCGGCGCCGACGCGATAGACCTTGCTGAGCCGGTGATCGACGGGCAGATGCTCATCGAGCGTGGTGTGCGCGCCGATCCGCTCGGGGAAGTGCCGTGCGACTCCGGCGGGATGGGGACCGATGGGGGAGGGGCGGCCCGTAGCCATCTCCGGCCTCCTTGCTGCTGGCGCCGGACCTCGGCCGCGCGCTGTCCGCGGTCGGGGCCGTACCCGTGGACCGCCACGTCACCGGCGCGCGGCGGCGTACACGACGTGCACGCGCACAACCGGGGGCGCGGCACGGGTACGCATCTCCAGGATCCGCCCCGGTCCCCCAGGGCTCAACCGCAGCAGCCGCCCCCGCAGCAGCCGCCCCCGCCACCGCCGGACGGGGGCCGGGCCGGGGAAGCGGAGGACGACGAGGACGCGGTACCGGTGACGGCCACGGTGGACAGCAGCTTCACCGTGTCGTCGTGCCCATCCGGGCAGGACGCGGGAGCGGAGGACTCGGCCATGGGCCGGTTCAGCTCGAAGGTGGTGCCGCAGGCGCGGCAGCGGTACTCATAGCGAGGCATGGCAGGAGCATAACCACCCAACCGCAGGTCAGCCCCCCGAATGACCCCTGACCCCTGACCCCTGCGAATGACCCCAGAACCCCTGAACCCCTGAACCCATGAACTCTGGGCGGCCTCAATGCCCCCCGCCCCGCTCGTCCCGGATCTCCTGGACGACCCGGCCGACGGTCTGCCGTACGGCCTCGGTCTCGGAGAGGAAGTGCCACCAGTCCGGATGCCGCCCCTCAAGACCCGCGATGGCCCGGTCGAGGCGCTCCACGGCGTCGTCCAGCGGGCGCGCGTGGCGCGGATCGGGGGTGCTGCGCCCGGCCATGGCCAGCCGCTGCGCGTCGCGGATCGCGAACCGGGTGCGCTCGATCTCCTTCTGCTGGTCGTACGACACCTCGTCCAGCCGCCGCAGCCGGTCCCCGGCCGCCGAGACGGCCTCGTCCGTACTGTTCAGCAGCGCCCGTACGGTGGCCAGCAGCGCGGTGGCATCCGGCCAGCGCTGCTCCTCGCGCGCCGCCTGCGCCTCCTTGAGCTTCTCCTCGGCCTGCGCCACATCCCGCGCCGCCTGCGCGGGTACGGGCTGGAGATCCTGCCAGCAGGCCGCGCTGTACCGGCGGCGCAGCTCGCTGAGGACGGGCTCGACCCCGGCGGCCCGGGTGGTGATCGCCTGGGCGCGGGTGCGCAGCGACACCAGCCGCTTGTCGATCTCCGCGGCCCGCTCCGGCAGCCGCTCGGCCTCCCCGCGCACCGCCTCGGCCCTGCGCAGCACATCGTCGGCGCGCCGCAGGGTCTCCTGCACACCGTGCTGCCCGGCCCCCTGGTTGAGCTTGGTCAACTCGGGTGACAGCGCCGCCAGCCGGGCCGCCAGATCATCCGCCCGCAGCCCCGACGCACGCACCGCGTCCAGCGCGTTACTCGCCGCGAGCAGCGCCTGCCGCGCCCGCTCCACCGCCGGCGCCAACCGCGCCAGCCGGGTCTCGGCCTGCTCGAGCAGCGCCCCCAACCCCTGCCCGAACCGGTCCAGATCCGCCTTCGTCCGCTCCAGCGCGTCCTTCGCCCTGGTCAGCTCGGCACGGGCCCGGGAGGCCGCCGCCGCGTCCAGATCGTCCCGGTCCAGATCATGGGCGTCCACCGCCGTGATGTAGTCCTGGCTGACCTGGTCGATCCGCCCCTCCAGCGCCGAGAAGTCGGCCGCCGTCCGGCGCGCGGCGGGCGAATCGTCCACGGCGGTGATCGTCTCGATGGAGATCCGCAGATCCCGCTGTGCGGTGTCCAGCTCATAGAACGCCGCCGCCGCGGCATCCTTCGCCGCCTGCGCCTCCGCCCGCTGACTCTCCCCCCGCCCCCCGAACCACCGCCGCCCCCCGCCCCCACCGGCGAACGACAACGACCCCACCGCGACCAGCAACGGCACGGGCAGCAACATCAGCCCGAGCACGGAGGGACCGCGCGACGGACGCGACGGACGCGACCGACGCACCCGGACGAGCCGGGCAAAAGCGATGACCGGGGCAACACGGTCGGCCGGACGACGCGGACGGCGCGCTGGACGCGCAGACTCTGCAGATGACGCCGCCACTTCCCGCTCCCGATGGATCGCCCGGTCCGAATGTCATTCTCCCACCCGACACTGACGAGCACAGCGCTCGGTTCGGTTCGCGATCTGCGGACTTCTCCGCCCCGAGCCCACCCCCTCCGTGGCCCCTTCCCCACAATTGCGGCACCACCCCGGAAACCCTGTAGGCTGACAGCCCCCCTGGGGCGCATAGCTCAGCGGTAGAGCGCTGCCCTTACAAGGCAGATGTCGGCGGTTCGAACCCGTCTGCGCCCACCCTCTGGACCAGCCCAGCGCGGATCCCGCTCCGGCGGCCCGCGCTGTTCGCCGTAGCCATGGCATTAACCATGAATAGGTTCCGCAGCCATCCCCGTCATTCGGGCGGCGGCATTGCGACGGGAAGCTGTTCGCTGTGCAGCCACGTAAAGGTGCGGTCCGGTTCGAGGCGGGCCTCTCCCCAGTGGATGGCATGGATGCCGTCTTCTGGATCGGCTGTGAAGAAGACGCACACCAGCTTCGTGGAGGCCCCTAGCTCCTCGAATGTCTCCTCCAGTTGGCGGTACTCCTCTGTGGTCAGGTCGTCGTCGAGCTCGAACAGCCCGTCCTGTGGTTCCGGCCCGTGGGCGCGGAACAGCCGACGCCGCGTGGGTGACGCGTTGGAGGGAAGCCGGGCCTGGTCAAGTGGCCTTGGCCTGTCTGCGTACTTGTAAGGGAAGACGGCGTGGTCGTTGATCACCGCGTATTCGAACCCCCGGATCTCCCGGACAGATTCGCCAAGTTCGCGGGCAGTGTCGGCCAGGTTCACGCGTACGCATTCGGCAAGGGTGGAACCGTACGGGCCTCGCTTTTTCAGCCCTGCCGTCAGGTGCACAGCGTGAGCCCGCGCGTGAGCTCGCGCCAGCTGCACCGGAACCGCCCAGGCGAGCTTGCTCGCCTGCCGACCGAACCGTTCGATAGCCCAAGCCGATGGCTTGGCGCGACGCTCACCCTGCTCAGACATGCGCAGCCCCCCTTGCCGTGTCAGCCCACCCACTAACTGTGTGACACGTAGATGGACGGTCCACAAGGGCGCGTGCGGCTACGACCTTCTCGCCGGAACGGCCGTCTTGCCGTCGAAGCCACCGCCGATGAGGGCGGTCCCAGGGGAGGGCGCAGAGGTGGAAACGGTACTCGTCGGCGTCACCACCGCGTTGGCCGCGGTCGGGGGTAACTTCTTCGCGAACTGGCAGGCCGAGCGGCAGATGATCGCGCACGCGAAGATCCCTACGGTGGCCTAGTTCGGCAGTCGCCAGCCCATGTCGTCCGGTTCGTCCAGCCACAGCACATGAGCGCCGTCCGGTGAGACCGTCAGGCCGTAGCGCTCATGCCCCGGCCGCCCGGCATCCCGCCACTGGGTGAGCAGCGGCTCCCGCTCAGCCCACAGATCACGCGGCCCGCCGTGGTCGAGCCGCGCGGTCATGACTCCGGTCATGGTGATGCGCGCCCACGACGAGCTCTCCGGGTCGAAGAGACACCGGATCTCCTGGCCCCCGTTGCCCAAGGCGAAGTCGTTGACCTGCGGGTGCAGCAACGATGCGAGGAACTGCGGTCCGGAGGTGTCCAGGACCGCGGGGAGGGTGATCTCCCGAGTCTCGCCGGACCACGTCAGCAGCGGCTCCACGAGCCGCCCCGTGGCGGTCCTCACGGTGTCAGGAGTCGGCCGGGCGTTCATGAAGGTGGCCAGGCCGTGGAGAAACCGGCCGCCGGCGGAGCGATCGCTCTGGACCACCAGGCGCACGATGCCGCAGCCGATGTTGGCCACGATCACCCCGCCCGGGCGCAGTTGATCCCGCCAGGGCGTCGGGATCCGGCCCACCCCGCACGTCGCCAGCAGCCGGTCATATGGTGCGCGCTTCGAGTAGCCAGCCATCCCGTCTCCCGCGACGAGGGTGGGTTCGTACCCGGCCGAGCGAAGGCGGGTCTTCGCCGCGGCCACGAGGTCGGGGTCGACGTCGACCGTTACGACATGGTCGGGCCCGAGGCGGTGGGAGAGCAGGGCGGCGTTGTAGCCGGTGCCCGCGCCGATCTCCAGCACGGTGTCTCCGTCCCGCACATCGAGGGCCTCGAGCATCTCGGCCATGAGGGAAGGCTGGGTGGAGGAGCTGGTGGCGGTGCCGTCCTGGTCGAACTGGGTCAGGAGGGAGACGTCCTGGTAGGCCGCGGCCAGCCATGCGGGGTCGCCCTGGCTGTACCGGTGCAGGCCGCCCTGTGCCCGGACGGTGAAGTCGGGGACGAACAGTTCGCGGGGGACGCTCAGGAAAGCAGCACGCCAGGGCTTGGACTGGATACAGCCAGTCCTCACCAGGTGGTCGGTCATGCACTGGCGCAGCTCGTCAGCGGATGGTGCGTCGGTGATGCTCACGGATGGGCCCTCTCCAGTAGGTCAGCGAGTGCTCGGGTGATGGGGGCGCGGAGGTCGGGGATGAACCCCCACTGCCCGTTCGGGTTCACGTCGATCAGGTACCAGCGCCCCTGTGGGTTAACGAGGAAGTCCAGTGCGACGTATTGGAGTCCGAACATGAGCGTCAGCATGCGGACACCCCGGGCGATGCGTT
This genomic interval from Streptomyces asiaticus contains the following:
- a CDS encoding O-methyltransferase, producing the protein MAESKSTPITAELYDYVLRHNPPLDPVLRELVEVTHRNLPGHAGMQSAEEQAPLLAFLVRLIGARHIVEVGTFTGFSALAMAQALPADGRLIACDVSEEWTAYGRKAWAKAGAEDRIDLRIAPALDTLRAMPAEPHIDLAYLDADKQNYIPYWEELVPRMNPGGLIVADNVFYHGQVMEAAPSPGGAAIQAFNDHVAADARMEAVMLTVADGLTLARRVS
- a CDS encoding methyltransferase domain-containing protein; the encoded protein is MSITDAPSADELRQCMTDHLVRTGCIQSKPWRAAFLSVPRELFVPDFTVRAQGGLHRYSQGDPAWLAAAYQDVSLLTQFDQDGTATSSSTQPSLMAEMLEALDVRDGDTVLEIGAGTGYNAALLSHRLGPDHVVTVDVDPDLVAAAKTRLRSAGYEPTLVAGDGMAGYSKRAPYDRLLATCGVGRIPTPWRDQLRPGGVIVANIGCGIVRLVVQSDRSAGGRFLHGLATFMNARPTPDTVRTATGRLVEPLLTWSGETREITLPAVLDTSGPQFLASLLHPQVNDFALGNGGQEIRCLFDPESSSWARITMTGVMTARLDHGGPRDLWAEREPLLTQWRDAGRPGHERYGLTVSPDGAHVLWLDEPDDMGWRLPN
- a CDS encoding DUF4383 domain-containing protein → MATGRPSPIGPHPAGVARHFPERIGAHTTLDEHLPVDHRLSKVYRVGAGLMGLVLVAFGVLGLIHRVGFFDTGSNTVAGLNTNGTLSVLSIVIGLLLFFGMLIGGNFASSLNMVLGLLFLLSGFVNLALLETPYNFLAFRMQNVLFSFVVGLLLMWFGMYGRVSGGLPHDNPYWVTRHPEQAEREAAHARELVAARERAAERGATAVPPGAPLTPEVSGAPGGPGAPGGPEPGGPGGGPLERSGQPPGKWGKLDQPGGGERATPAGQPKPPGRWARVRRRIRDRRLS
- a CDS encoding HAD family hydrolase gives rise to the protein MSVLVASDLDRTLIYSAAALGLEMPDAEAPRLLCVETYEGKPLSYLTETAAGLLAELVRTSVFVPTTTRTVEQYRRIRLPGPASRFAICANGGQLLVNGEPDADWHQRVRGALDDGCAPLEEVRAHLSATAGPAWLLKERVAEELFAYLVVRRELLPEGYVKELTQWADPRGWTVSLQGRKIYAVPKPLTKSAAVAEIKSRTGADEVLAAGDSLLDTDLLLAADRAWRPGHGELADIGWSAPQLTVVEEKGVAAGEAIVRALGERSSVTWARARSQIIRAVSRGRD
- a CDS encoding HpcH/HpaI aldolase/citrate lyase family protein, with the protein product MRHFEHLPVEVRANLFHREPGEFSVDSPARTLAVALGATLYCPATRPQLADDIVKQAGRGVVSMVLCLEDSIDDAEVAGAEENLVRQFAELSGRGSGISLPLLFIRVRTPEQIVDLVSRLGAGVRLLSGFVLPKFTEERGRAFLEALLSAETAQVAEELGGRQLFAMPVLESPELMHRETRTDTLSGISRIVDKYRERVLALRLGVTDLCSAYGLRRAPDMTAYDVQLVASVIADVVNMLGRADGTGFTITGPVWEYFKPHERMFKPQLRISPFSSGRAESLRTALIEHHMDGLLREIELDRANGLQGKTCIHPSHVAPVHALSVVSHEEFSDAVDILEPQRCGGGVLRSSYTNKMNEVKPHRAWAERTLRRAEVFGVAREDVSFVELLAASLRT
- a CDS encoding FmdB family zinc ribbon protein translates to MPRYEYRCRACGTTFELNRPMAESSAPASCPDGHDDTVKLLSTVAVTGTASSSSSASPARPPSGGGGGGCCGGGCCG